A portion of the Oncorhynchus gorbuscha isolate QuinsamMale2020 ecotype Even-year linkage group LG07, OgorEven_v1.0, whole genome shotgun sequence genome contains these proteins:
- the LOC124039733 gene encoding F-box/LRR-repeat protein 7-like codes for MGANNGKQYGSEGKGSSSISSDISSSTDHTPTKAPKNVATTEDSDRSTRTLSTPSPGLILPTKSPSLSSPALSINGHESTSPSGSAETIAMVHPQPGTQTRSRQSKGQHYAPIDLLPDHALLQIFSHLPTNQLCCCARVCRRWYNLAWDPRLWNTLRLTGELLHADRALRVLTHRLCQDTPNVCLTLETVVASGCRRLTDRGLHAVAQCCPELRRLEVTGCYNISNEAVFEVVSCCPNLEHLDVSGCSKVTCISLTQEASVQLSPLHGQQISIHYLDMSDCFSLEDQGLRTIASHCPRLTHLYLRRCTRLTDEALRHLALHCPSVRELSLSDCRLVGDFGLREVARLEGCLRYLSVAHCGRITDVGVRYVARYCPRLRYLNARGCEGLTDHGLGHLARSCPKLKSLDVGKCPLVSDSGLEQLALYCQGLRRLSLRACESVTGRGLRAIAANCCDLQLLNVQDCEVSPEALRFVRRHCRRCVIEHTNPGFF; via the exons actCAGACCGCAGCACACGGACATTGAGCACCCCCAGCCCTGGCCTCATCCTGCCCACAAagtccccttccctctcctccccagcccTATCCATCAATGGCCATGAGTCCACCTCCCCCTCTGGCTCTGCAGAGACCATCGCCATGGTACACCCCCAGCCAGGCACCCAGACCCGCTCCCGCCAATCTAAAGGTCAACACTACGCCCCCATCGACCTCCTCCCTGATCATGCCCTCCTGCAGATCTTCTCTCACCTTCCCACCAATCAGCTGTGCTGCTGTGCACGGGTGTGCCGGCGCTGGTACAACCTGGCATGGGACCCGCGCCTGTGGAACACCTTGCGTCTGACAGGCGAGCTGCTCCATGCCGACCGTGCCCTGAGGGTGCTGACCCACCGGCTGTGTCAGGACACCCCCAACGTGTGTCTGACCCTGGAGACAGTAGTGGCCAGCGGCTGCCGGAGGCTCACTGACCGGGGGCTGCATGCAGTGGCTCAGTGTTGCCCGGAGCTGCGCCGCCTAGAGGTGACCGGCTGCTACAACATCTCCAATGAGGCCGTGTTCGAGGTGGTTTCCTGTTGCCCCAACCTGGAGCACCTCGATGTCTCAG GCTGTTCCAAGGTGACCTGCATCAGCCTCACCCAGGAGGCTTCAGTCCAGCTCTCTCCACTGCATGGCCAGCAGATCTCCATCCACTACCTGGACATGTCTGACTGTTTTTCCTTGGAGGACCAGGGCCTCCGCACCATTGCCTCCCACTGCCCCCGCCTCACACACCTCTACCTGCGGCGCTGCACGCGCCTCACTGACGAAGCCCTGCGCCACCTAGCTCTGCACTGCCCCTCCGTCAGGGAGCTCAGCCTCAGCGACTGCCGCCTGGTGGGGGATTTCGGGCTGCGCGAGGTGGCCCGCCTGGAGGGCTGCCTGCGCTACCTGAGTGTGGCCCACTGCGGCCGCATCACAGACGTGGGGGTGCGCTATGTGGCTCGCTACTGCCCGCGGCTCCGGTACCTGAATGCGCGGGGCTGCGAGGGCCTCACGGACCACGGCTTGGGACACTTGGCCAGGAGCTGCCCCAAACTCAAGTCCCTGGATGTAGGCAAGTGCCCGTTGGTGTCAGACAGCGGGCTGGAACAGCTGGCACTGTATTGCCAGGGCCTGAGGAGGCTGAGCCTGAGGGCGTGCGAGAGCGTGACGGGTCGAGGGCTACGGGCCATAGCTGCGAACTGCTGCGACCTGCAGCTGCTCAACGTACAGGACTGCGAGGTGTCGCCGGAGGCACTGAGATTCGTTAGGCGCCACTGCAGACGCTGCGTCATAGAGCACACGAACCCCGGGTTCTTctga